The DNA region AGCGTTAGAATTACATGAACCATTAACTTTAATTACTATGTCTGTTTTTGCTAGATATATATCTTCTTTAAAATCACAAAGAATATTAGCTTCTAATATATTATTAGGTCCAAAAAATAATTATATTTTACATAATCAGGCAGATTTTATAGAAAAAATTAGACAATCATTATATTTAGGAAAAATTATTTCGTATTCACAAGGATTTTTACAATTAAATAATGCTTCTAAAAAATATCATTGGAATTTAAAGTATAGTAATATTGCTAAAATTTTTCGTTCAGGTTGTATTATTCAAGCAAGTTTTTTAAAAAAAATTGTTGAGGTATATCAGTATGATAATACAATAATCAATTTATTGTTATCACCTTATTTTCAGGAAATTGCTAATAAATATCAGAATACTCTACGTCAAGTAGTATCTTGTGCTATAAAATATGGCATTTCTGTTCCTGTTTTTTCTGCTGCTATTTCATATTATGATAGTTATCGCACATCATGTTCTTCTGCTAATTTAATTCAAGCACAAAGAGATTATTTTGGTGCGCATACTTATAAAAGACATGATCAGGAAGGTGTATTTCATACTAATTGGGCATCTTAAAAATATATATTTTATTATATTTTAAAATATATAACGTATTTATATGATAATTTTATAAAAATATTTATAAAAAACAAATATGTAATGTATTATCAATGGAATATTTAAAATTACTTAAAAATTATTATTTTATGAAAAAAAAAATTTTAGTCACTTGTGCATTGCCATATGCTAATGGATCAATGCATATTGGACATATGTTAGAACATATTCAAGCAGATATATGGGTACGATATCAAAAAATGATAGGTAATGAAGTATGGTTTATTTGTGCTGATGATGCTCATGGTACAGCAATTATGATGAAATCAAGAGAAATGTCTATTTCTCCAGAGAAATTAATTTATTCTATTTTTAAAGAACATAAATTTGATTTAAAATCTTTTAATATTTTATATGATCATTATTCTTCAACTCATAATTACGAAAATAAATATTTTGTAAAAAAAATATATTACACTTTAAAAGTTAATCAATTAATTAAAGAAAAAATAATATTTCAATTATATGATACAAAAGAAAAAATATTTTTACCAGATAGATTTGTTACAGGATCATGTCCTATATGTTATTCTAGTGATCAATATGGAGATAATTGTGAAACATGTGGTGCTATTTATAAAGCAATAGAATTAATTAATCCAATATCTAATATTTCTTACACTCAACCTATTGTTTGTAGTTCATTACATTTATTTTTTGATTTAAATATGTTCAAAAAAAAATTAAACACGTGGATAAATTCTGGAGTTTTACAAAAACCAGTGTTTAATAAAACACAAGAATGGTTTAATATAGGTTTGAAAAAATGGAATATTTCTAGAGATACTCCGTATTTTGGTTTTAAAATTCCTGATATGCCAGAAAAATATTTTTATGTATGGTTGGATGCTCCAGTTTGTTATATTAGTACATTTAAAGAATTATGCAATAAAAATAAATATTTAAATTTTTATGAATTTTGGAATATAGATTCTCAAGTAAAATTATATCATTTTATTGGGAAAGATATTATTTATTTTCATACTCTTTTTTGGCCCGCGATTCTAGAAAGTATTAATTTTAGAAAACCGACTCGAATATTTGTTCATGGACATGTTACTTTAAATGGGAAAAAGTTATCTAAATCTCGAGGTTCTTTAATTTCTGTGAAGAAATGGATAAAATATTTAGATTCTGATAGTTTGCGATATTATTATGCATCTAAATTATCTTCAAAAATTGAAGATATTGAAATTAATTTAGAAGAATTTACAAATAGAATTAATTCGGATATTGTAAATAAAATAGTTAATTTAGCTTCTCGTAGTGCTAGTTTTTTAAATAATTATTTTAGTAATATATTATCATTTGAATTAGATAATAAAAAATTATATCATACTTTTATTCATGCTACTCAATTAATTAGTTATTTCTTTAGAAAAAGAGAATTTCATTTGGCTATTCGAAAAATTATAGAATTATCAAATATAGCTAATCAGTATATTAATGATCAAAAACCATGGACAATCTCAATTACAAAAAACTATATTAAACTACATAACATTTGTTCTATGGGTATAAATTTATTTCGTATTATTATGATTTGTATGAAACCTATTGTACCAGATTTAGCTAAAAGAACAGAATTATTTTTAATGACTAGATTATCTTGGAATAATATTAATAAGCCATTATTAAATCATAATATTAATTTATTTTATCCATTATATAAACGAATTGATTTAAATTTTATAAAAAAAAATTTTTAATTTAGTTATAATTTTTAAAATTATTAACCCATGATATATTCCAATAATTAGTATTATTATTTTTAGGATTATAAATTAATATAATTCCAATAATGTAAATTAATTTATTATTATAAAATAGACATGGTATACGATTTCGATTCCATGGAGGTACTTTAAAATGTTGCCATATGTTTTTTATGGATGTTTTATATTTTTTATTTATTAATATTTTTTTATCTGTTTGAAATCTAATACTTACTAAATCATTTATTTTAGGTTTTGGTATTTTTGTTCCATGTTGGTTTGTCATGATTACTCCCAGTTCCTGGGGAAGTTGTATTGGAATTTTATAATCATACCAAAATAATATTTTGTTTTTTATGGGATTATTAATAGGGATTTTAAAAATTTTATTTTTATATCGACATATTTCAAAATTTTTAAACACTACTTTATATTTTTGATATTTTTGATAATTAATAATTAAATGATTATAAATATTTTGAATTTGAAGATAAGTAGGTATTAATTTTGCATATTTTTGTATCCATCTTCGGATAATTAAAATTTGTGTTTCTTTGTGAATAATATGAAATTTTTTAATATTTAATATGTTATGACAAATTAAATATTTTGATAATGAATTATCTAAAAAATGGTTTAAAGATTTTTCTTGTATATGACAGATATGCATACTTCTATAACAATTGTTTATAAAGAATGGCCATTTTCCCTTTATTTTTTTTATAATTACATTTCTTATAAAATTTCGATCATATTGATTTTTTAAATTACTATCATCTTCAATCCAATGTAGATTATTTAATATTGCCCATGTATATAATTGACTTTTTTGATATTGTAATAATGGTCTAAAAATGATTTTATTTTTTTTTAAAATAGTAGAATATGACATACCGGATAAACCAGATAAACCACTGCCTCGTTTAAGAGATAAAAATAATGTTTCACATTGATCATCTAAATGATGTGCGGTTAATAATATTTCGTTTTTGTTCATATGTTTTTCGATGGTTTTATATCTTATTTTTCGAGCGATTGCTTGAATATTATTTTGATTAGGTATAATGATATTTTCGGTTATTAAGGGGATATTAATAGTATTACACATTTTTTTACAGTGGTTACTCCACTGTTTTGATTTAATATTTAGCTGATGATTGATATGAATAGCTCTTAAATTTAAAGATGGATATTTTTTTTGAAATTTAATGAGTTGAAATAATAATACGGTAGAATCTAATCCTCCACTATAAGATAGTAATAAAGATTGATTTTTATTAATTAATTTTATGAATTCTGTAATCAATGTAGTTATATCTCATTATTGTAATTAATATTATTAATATTATTTTTATTACATATAATTATTGCGTTCGAGTGGATTTGAACCACTGACTTTCACTATGTCATAGTGACACTCTAACCAACTGAGCTACGAACGCATATATTAAACAATTTTATCATCTAAGTATATTTATTATATATAATATAGAATATTATACGATTATATTTTTTTGTATACATATATATTAATTATATCAAATGATTATAAAATTTTTTATTATTTTTACTATCATATATTATATTATATAATATGTCTACTAATTTCAAAATCTATGGAAGTGATTATGTTTACTGGTATTATACAAGGAATAGCTGTTATATCGTCTATAAAAAAAAAATATAAATTTTGTACATATCAAATAAAATTTCCAAATGATTTAATATCAAATTTAAAAATTGGTGCTTCTGTATCAAACAACGGTTGTTGTTTAACTGTAACAAAAATTAAATATGAATATGTTTATTTTGATATTATGAAGGAAACATTAAGAATTACTAATTTGTCGTTATTACATGTTGGATCAAAAATTAATATTGAACGATCGTTAAAATTTGGTGATGAAATTGGTGGTCATTTATTAACTGGTCATATTATTAGTACAGCAATAATACATAATATTATTCATATAAAAGAAAATAAAAAAATTTTTTTTCAGGTCAATAATATATTTATTATGAAATATATTTTTTTAAAAGGATTTATTGCAATTGATGGAATCAGTTTAACAGTTAGTGGAATAAGTCAAAATATTTTTTATGTTTATTTTATTCCAGAAACTTTATGTAGTACTAATATTTCAAGTAGAGTTGTGGGAGATATAGTAAATATTGAAGTAGATTATTATACTCAAATAGTTGTTGATAAATTAGAAAAATTTCTATGAAAATATTTAGTATTAAATGTATATTTATATTAATGATAAATATTATTTTCAATATAGAATATTATGAAATTGACTCATATTGATTGTAAGTATATATATTTTATAATATTAGTTAGGATAAAATGTGTGTTTTATAATATGAAATATAATAAAAATTATGTTTTTATTTATTATTTTTAAGATTATATGAATAATTTAAAAATTATATAAGGTTTTAAAATTTTATGGTTAAGTTAAATCTTTTAGATGAATTACAAGTAAGAGGTTTTGTTTCAAAAATTAGTAATATTCATGATTTAGAAAAACAAATCAACCATAATATTATTACATTATATTGTGGATTTGATCCAACTTCTGATAGTTTACATGTAGGTCATCTTTTACCTTTATTATGCTTAAAGTGGTTTCAAAAATATAATCATAATATTGTTGTTTTAATAGGAGGTGCTACAGGATTAATTGGTGATCCAAGTTTTAAAGATAAAGAAAGATTAATTGAAATTTCTGACATGACAATAAAATGGAGTACAAAGATTAAAAGTCAAATATCTTGTTTATTTAAAAATTTAAATTTTATTTCTCCTATTATTGTAAATAATTATGATTGGTTTAAAAAAATAAATATTATTTCATTTTTACGCGATATTGGAAAATATTTTTCAATAAATAAAATGATGAACAGAAAGTCTGTAAAAAATAGAATTAATCGTATTGATCAAGGAATATCTTTCACAGAATTTTCTTATAATTTATTGCAATCATATGATTTTTTACAGTTATATAAAAAATACCATGTAACTTTACAAATTGGAGGTTCTGATCAATGGGGTAATATTTCTTCTGGTATTGATTTAGTACGCAGATTATGTCATATACAAGTATTTGGGCTTACTACTCCATTATTAACTCAATCAAATGGTATTAAATTTGGGAAAACAGAAAAAAATACAACCATTTGGTTAAATAGTACAAAAACTACACCTTATGCATTTTATCAATTTTGGTTAAATACTAGTGATGATAAAATTATTGATTTTTTAAAATTATTTACTTTTTTAAAGATTAAAGAGATTGATCAAATAAATAAACAAAGTAATATGAAAAATCAATTTTTTTATCCCAAATCTATTCTTGCAGATTATGTAACAAAAATGATACATGGTCAAGAAGAATTAAATTCAGCAAAAAGAATTACTAATATTTTATTTTCTGGAAATTTTCATAAATTAACAGAATATGATTTTTATCAATTAAAAAAAGATGGTATGATGTCATTAGTTTTGAATGGATATGAAGATTTACGTCAAGTTTTAGTAAATTCTAAATTATCTTCTTCTCGTACTCATGCATATCAATTAATTATTTCTCATGCTATTCGAATCAATAATAGAAAAGAAATAAATCCAAAATATTTATTTTGTTATTCAGATAAATTATTTGGAAAATTTACTTTAATTACCCGAGGGAAAAAAAATCACTTTTTATTATGTTGGTAATATTTTAGAAGTTATTCAGTATGAATTATATTAAAACTTTCACCACAACCACAAAATTCTTGGGTATTAGGATTATTAAATTGAAATTTCATATTAATTCCATCTCCTTTTAAGAAATCTATTGTTGTTCCATCAATTAAATACATATATTTTATAGGAATTTGTATCATAATTCCATCTTTTTGATAAATATAATATTTTTTATCAATATTTTCGTGTTTACAAGATATTAAAGATAAGTCATATCGGAATCCAGCACATCCAGATTTTTTAATGTTAATTTGAATAGATTGAGTGTTATTATTTTTTTTTATTAAATATTTAATTTGTTTTTTTGCATCATTTGTTACAGTAATTCCTTTCCATATTTTTTTTATATTCATAATATTTATGTAATGTTAGAGTTTAAATTTTTATATGATAAATTTTAAGATTTTATTTATATCTATAGTTAATAAAATTTTTAATATTTTAATATTATATTATTAATTTAATAAAATTTTAATTTTTATTTATATTTGGTTTTGCATTTTTATAAATTCACAATATTTATTGAATTTATTGTTTTATATATTTTCGTAATATTAATATAATATTTTATTATTGCGATGAAAGTATATAAGTTTTTATTTATATCATTATTTACACATGAATTAGATGATATATTTAAAAATAATTTATTATTTTTTATTATGCATACTTTAGTAATTTTAAATTTTTATTAGTTAATTTATCTTATCAAATTACTACTATATTATAATTATAAAGAAAATTAATTAATTTTAGAGAAAATAATGAAAAAAACAGATGAACTGCGTACGATACGTATTGATCCATTAATTACTCCTAATGATTTAGCAAAATGTCATTCTCTTACTTCAGAAATTATGGATAATATTATTATTGCTCGTAAAAATATTTCTAATATTATGACAGGAAAAGATAAACGTTTGTTAGTCATTATAGGACCATGTTCAGTACATGATCCAGAAGCAGCTGTAGAATATGCTCAGAAACTTAATATAGTACGTAAAAAATATTATTCTAAACTAGAAATTGTTATGCGTACATATTTTGAAAAACCTAGAACTGTAGTAGGTTGGAAAGGATTAATTTCTGATCCAGATATTAATAACAGTTTTCGAGTTAATCATGGATTATCAGTAGCTCGTAAATTATTATTAGATATTAATCGGTTAGGTATTCCTGCAGCTACAGAATTTTTAGATATTGTAGTTGGTCAATTTATTGCTGATCTAATTAGTTGGGGTGCAATTGGAGCTCGTACTACAGAAAGTCAGATTCATCGTGAAATGGCTTCTGCATTATCATGTCCAGTAGGATTTAAGAATGGAACTGATGGAAATATTAGTATTGCAATAGATGCAATTCGAGCAGCTCAGGTTCGTCATTTATTTTTAGCTCCAGATAAAGATGGAAAAATGACTATTAATCATACTAGTGGAAATCCATTTGGACATATTATTATGCGTGGAGGAAAATATCCTAATTATCATTCTAATGATATTCAATTAGCGGTATCAAATTTAAGAAAATTTAATTTACCAGAATATTTGATGATTGATTTTAGTCATGGTAATTGTTTTAAACAACATCAATTACAATGTAATGTTGCAGATGCAGTATGTAAACAAATTATGGATGGTTCAATGAATATTGCTGGTGTAATGATTGAAAGTTTTTTAGAAGAAGGATCACAAAAAGTAGTCAATAAAGATAAATTATTATATGGTCAATCTATTACAGATCCATGTTTAGGGTGGGATGATAGTGTTTTAATTTTATCTCAATTAGCAAAATCTATTGATAGTCGTTTTTAATATTTATACCAGTCGAGAATGACTGGTATTGTATATAATTACTATGTATTTTATATATTTATAAAAATTAGTTTATTAATATTTTATTATAATAAATAAATTTATGTTTATTTATTTTTTTTGTGTATAATATAATTCAATATTGCACAACATGTTTTATATAAGGATACGGAATGCTTGTTATTACGTTACTTAATGGGATGAACCGAGTATATACAGAAAATACTGTTTCATTACTAAAAGTAGCAGAAGATATTAAAAAGGGATTAGGAAAAATTTCCGTTGGTGCAATTGTTAATAAAAATTTTGTACATATTAATACTATTATTAATAAAAATTCGAATGTATGCATTTTAACAATGAAAGATAAACAATCTATTAGTTTTATTCAACGTTCTTGTATACAATTATTATCATATGCTTGCAAAAAAAAATGGCCATATGCTAAAATAGGTATAGGTAATATTTTTAAAGAAGGATTTTATTGTGATATTGATATAAATGATACGGTTAATAAAAAGGATATTTTAGATTTAGAAGTATTGATGAAGAAATTAATTAATAAAAAATATTTTATTACTTATTATAGTATGTTAAAAAAAGATTTAAAAGTTATTTTCAAAAAACAGGGTGAAATCTATAAATTAGAATATATTAAAAAATATTTTCATGATCATGATATGATTGATGTGTATTATCATGAAAAATATTTAGATATTAGTTTAGGGGCTCAATCATCTAATATAAAATTTTGTACAAATTTTAAATTACAAAATTGTTCTGGAGCTTATTGGGAAGGTAGTAAGTTTAATAATATGTTACAACGTATTTATGGAACAGTTTGGTTAAATAATAATCAGTTATTACAATATTTAAATAATTTAGAGGCGATAAAAAATAAAGATCATAGATTAATTAATAAAAAAATGAAATTATATCATATTCAAGAAGAAGCTTCAGGGATGATATTTTGGCATAATAATGGATTAATTATTTTTCAAGAATTAAAGAATTTTATTCGTTGTAAATTACGCGAAGCAAAATATGAAGAAGTTAAAACACCTATTATGATGCATAAATCTATGTGGGAAATTAGTGGTCATGTTGAAAACTTTAAAGATTCTATATTTTCTACTATGTCTGAATATCAAGAATATTTTATTAAACCCATGAATTGTCCTGCTCATATACAAATTTTTAATTGTGATTTAAAATCATATCGAGATCTTCCGGTACGTATGTCAGAATTTGGTATATGTCACCGTAATGAATCTTCAGGTTCTCTACATGGTTTAATGAGATTACGTAACTTTACTCAAGATGATGCTCATATATTTTGTACAGAAAATCAAGTACAAATTGAAATTATAAATTGTATTAAAATGATTTTTGATGTTTATAAAGTATTTAATTTTAAAAAAATACATATTAATCTTTCAACTAGACCAAAAAAAAGAATTGGTAATGATAAAATTTGGGATAAATCAGAACAAGATTTAAAGAATGCTTTATTGATAAGTAATCTTAATTTTCAAATACAAAACGGTGAAGGAGCATTTTATGGTCCTAAAATTGAATTTATTTTAGAAGATAGTTTAAGTAGATTATGGCAGTGTGGTACAATACAACTTGATTTTTATTTACCAAAAAGATTTTCTTCTTTTTATATAGATCATAATAATAATAGAAAAACTCCTGTTATGATACATAGAGCAATATTAGGATCTATAGAAAGATTTATTGGTATTTTATTAGAAGAATATTCAGGTTTTTTACCTACTTGGTTATCACCTGTACAAGTTGTAGTAATCAATGTAAATATGAATCATAATGAATATGTTATTAAAATTATGAAAAAACTTTTTAATTTAGGTATTCGTGTAAAATATGATATAAAAAATGAAAAAATTAATTTTAAAATTCGTAAATATACTATTGAACGAATTCCTTATATATTAATTTGTGGTGATCAAGAAATTAAATTAAATAAAATTAGTATTCGTAATAGATCAAATAAAACTATTAAATTAATAGATATAGATATTTTTATAAAAAAATTACAATTTGAAATTCAAAATTGTAACTTTTATCAAATGGAGGAATAAAGTATTAAAATTGGAAATCGTATTCAATTAATCAAACCTAATCGAATTAATGATGAAATAAAAGCACGACAAGTTAGATTAATTGGAATTAATAATGAATCAATTGGTATTATGAATTTAAAAAAAGCGTTACAATACGCTGAATATGAAAGAGTTGATTTAGTCGAAATTAGTCCTAATGCAACACCTCCAGTGTGTCGAATTATGAATTATGGTAAATTTTTATATGAAAAGAATAAAAATTTAAAAGAACAAAGAAAAAAACAAAAAATTGTTCAAATAAAAGAAATTAAATTCAGACCTAGTACGGAAGAAGGTGATTACCAAGTAAAATTACGTAATTTAATTAAATTTTTAGAACAAGGGAATAAAGTAAAAATTACATTACGATTTAGAGGACGAGAAATGGCTCATCAAGATCTTGGCATTCAAGTATTACAAAGAGTTCAAAAAGATTTAATGAAATTTTCTGTTTTAGAATCATTTCCTACAAGAGTAGAAGGTCGACAAATGATTATGGTATTAAATCCTAAAAAAAAATAGTTTTATTATTTTTTAATTACTTAAATTCAGGTATCATAAATTATGCCTAAAATGAAAACATTAAAAAGTGCTTCTAAAAGATTTAAAAGCATTTCATCTGGTCAATTTAAACGTAAACAATCTAATTTACGTCATATTTTAACAAAAAAAACATCTCATCGAAAAAGACATCTTCGTGTTAAAGTAATTGTTTCAAAAAAAGATCGAATGCATGTTCAATCTTTTTTTCCTTATTTTAATTAATATTTTAAATTAAAATAATTTATTATTTTGTAAATAGGAGATTCAATGGTTCGTGTAAAACGAGGTGTAACTGCTCATGCTCGTCATAAAAAAGTTTTAAAACAAGCAAAAGGATATTACGGTGCTAGATCTCGTGTGTATAGAGTTGCTTGTCAAGCAGTTATTAAAGCTGGTCAATATGCGTATCGTGATAGACGGCAAAAGAAAAGACAATTTCGAAGATTATGGATTGCTCGGATTAATGCAGCAACTCGACAAAATCGTATATCATATAGTAATTTTATATATGGATTAAAGAAATTAAACATTATTATAAATCGTAAATCTTTATCTAATCTTGCGTTTTGTGATCAAAATACATTTAATTTATTAGTCAAAAAATCTCAAGATATTTTACAGCAAACTTATTAATTTATTTTTATATTATAATATAGTCAAATTTTAGTATGAGCTTCCTTTATTTGGAAGCTTTTATATCATTAATATGTAATTTAATAATTAATTAAAATGAAAAAAAAAACTATTAATAAAAATAAATTTATTCAAATTTTTAAAAAAGCTATTGATATAATTGAAAATATAAATGATTTAGAAGCATTAAGAGTTCAATATCTAGGTAAAAAAGGACATATTCAATTAGAAATTAATAAATTAAAAGGTATATCTTCTGAAAATCGTAAAGATTTTGGGAAATTAATTAATGATATAAAAAAATATATTCAGAAAGAAATTAAAATTAAAAAATTATATTTAGAAGATTTAAAAATACAAAATAAAATATTTTTAGAACAAATTGATATTTCTCTTCCAGGAAGAAGAGAAGATATTGGATCTATGCATCCCATTACTCAAAATATTTATTATATAGAATCTTTTTTTTATAAATTAGGATTTGATATTATTCATGGAGGATTAGAAATAGAGGATGAATTTCATAATTTTGAAGCTTTAAATATACCAAAATATCATCCTGCTCGTAACTTTCAAGATACTTTTTGGTTTGATTCTGTAAGATTATTGAGAACTCAAACATCAAATATGCAAATTCATATTATCAAAAAAAAAAAATTACCTATTAAAATTATTGTTCCAGGAAAAGTATATCGTAAAGATTGTGATCAAACACATAGTCCAATTTTTCATCAAATAGAAGGTTTAGTAATTGATAAAAATATTAATTTTTCTCATTTAAAATGGATTATCAATCATTTTTTAAATGATTTTTTTAATAAAAATGTGAAAATAAGATTTCGATCATCTTATTTTCCTTTTACTACTTTATCTTCTGAAGTTGATATTATGCAAAATAATAATTCATGGTTAGAAATCTTAGGTTGTGGTATGGTTCATCCAAACGTGCTAGAAAGATTTAATATTGATTCTAATATATATTCTGGATTAGCATTTGGAATTGGAATTGAAAGAATTATTATGTTATATTATGGTGTACAAGATTTACGTTTATTTTTAAAAAACGATTTAAAATTTCTTAAACAATTTAAAAGAAGTAGGTATTATTAATGAGATTTAGTGAAAAATGGATATGT from Buchnera aphidicola (Phyllaphis fagi) includes:
- the rplT gene encoding 50S ribosomal protein L20, with translation MVRVKRGVTAHARHKKVLKQAKGYYGARSRVYRVACQAVIKAGQYAYRDRRQKKRQFRRLWIARINAATRQNRISYSNFIYGLKKLNIIINRKSLSNLAFCDQNTFNLLVKKSQDILQQTY
- the pheS gene encoding phenylalanine--tRNA ligase subunit alpha, which codes for MKKKTINKNKFIQIFKKAIDIIENINDLEALRVQYLGKKGHIQLEINKLKGISSENRKDFGKLINDIKKYIQKEIKIKKLYLEDLKIQNKIFLEQIDISLPGRREDIGSMHPITQNIYYIESFFYKLGFDIIHGGLEIEDEFHNFEALNIPKYHPARNFQDTFWFDSVRLLRTQTSNMQIHIIKKKKLPIKIIVPGKVYRKDCDQTHSPIFHQIEGLVIDKNINFSHLKWIINHFLNDFFNKNVKIRFRSSYFPFTTLSSEVDIMQNNNSWLEILGCGMVHPNVLERFNIDSNIYSGLAFGIGIERIIMLYYGVQDLRLFLKNDLKFLKQFKRSRYY